A genomic window from Candidatus Melainabacteria bacterium includes:
- a CDS encoding HAD family hydrolase produces the protein MRASKQERNVTMAGCCRMGRTYRLLNGQIAALFFDVDGTLLECQPYYDRAIQSFGHLMEMCGFDKEHAIRTLREIDLSNTHMYGFERDRFPNSMRATYSRLCQEKSISELSAISEICQDIGNSPLFRPPVLFPDAAAVLGRAHNNFYMVAVTIGNREAQQFKISKGGLDPFFDDVIITPNDNKSERVRDVIADLNIDARLSAFIGNSRRSDGCCLTETNFIHLPLEQGWQFDHSDLPANTGFQVFEAKSWLETEERGIERLLRQRERL, from the coding sequence ATGCGCGCTTCCAAACAAGAAAGGAATGTCACCATGGCTGGTTGTTGCCGCATGGGGCGCACCTATCGTTTGTTGAACGGTCAGATTGCCGCGCTCTTTTTCGACGTCGACGGCACATTGCTCGAGTGTCAGCCTTATTACGATAGGGCTATACAGAGTTTCGGCCACCTCATGGAAATGTGCGGGTTCGACAAAGAACATGCCATCAGGACGTTGCGTGAAATCGACCTGAGTAACACTCACATGTACGGTTTCGAGCGTGATCGGTTTCCGAATTCGATGAGGGCTACTTATTCCAGGCTCTGCCAGGAAAAATCCATCAGCGAGTTATCGGCGATTAGCGAGATATGCCAGGATATCGGCAATTCTCCGCTGTTCCGACCGCCCGTGCTGTTCCCTGATGCAGCCGCCGTTCTTGGTCGCGCCCACAACAACTTCTACATGGTTGCAGTCACCATCGGCAATCGTGAGGCGCAGCAATTCAAGATAAGCAAGGGTGGGCTTGACCCGTTTTTCGACGATGTCATCATCACTCCGAACGACAACAAGTCCGAGCGAGTCAGAGACGTCATCGCCGATTTGAATATCGACGCCAGACTCTCGGCATTTATCGGCAATAGTCGGCGGTCGGATGGTTGCTGTCTAACCGAGACAAACTTCATTCATCTGCCTCTTGAGCAAGGTTGGCAATTCGATCACAGTGATTTGCCTGCCAACACAGGCTTTCAGGTGTTCGAAGCCAAGTCCTGGTTGGAGACGGAAGAACGCGGTATCGAGCGCCTGTTGCGTCAGCGGGAGCGGCTCTAA